One Mangifera indica cultivar Alphonso chromosome 4, CATAS_Mindica_2.1, whole genome shotgun sequence genomic region harbors:
- the LOC123215149 gene encoding vacuolar-sorting protein BRO1-like: MLKQLAPTSSAYWTPRSPCATISINYFKAFCLVETLFPISPDKDHINTITFLWYDAFKTKQKASQQNIHLEKAAVLFKLGQIGLLFDRATVEGPQEASHTFIAVAGAFAYLRDNASTKVSKGSSTTVDVSLKCAGMLEKLMLAQTQESVFENTIAKRSTRGVCAKISRHCSSPTSLAFFLLSAL, translated from the exons ATGCTAAAGCAACTCGCTCCTACATCAAGCGCGTATTGGACCCCACGCTCTCCATGCGCCACAATCTCCATAAATTACTTCAAGGCCTTCTGCCTCGTGGAGACGCTCTTTCCTATCTCCCCTGACAAGGACCACATCAATACGATTACGTTTTTGTGGTATGATGCGTTTAAGACCAAGCAGAAGGCCAGTCAACAGAACATTCATCTAGAGAAGGCGGCAGTGCTGTTTAAATTGGGGCAGATTGGGTTGTTGTTTGATCGCGCCACCGTGGAGGGGCCGCAGGAGGCATCGCACACGTTCATTGCGGTGGCCGGAGCGTTTGCTTATTTGAGAGATAATGCGTCCACGAAGGTGAGTAAGGGGAGCTCCACGACGGTGGATGTCAGCCTCAAGTGTGCCGGAATGTTGGAGAAGTTGATGCTGGCCCAAACTCAAGAGTCTGTGTTTGAGAATACGATTGCTAAAAGGAGTACGCGTGGTGTTTGCGCTAAAATTTCTAGACAT TGTTCGTCGCCGACATCTCTGGCATTTTTCTTGTTG AGTGCGCTTTAA
- the LOC123214889 gene encoding LEAF RUST 10 DISEASE-RESISTANCE LOCUS RECEPTOR-LIKE PROTEIN KINASE-like 2.5, protein MGRRESSNSSNIMFSVLFFLFIGVQQVACSSSCGDIKDIRFPFRLKANPSDIRDSDWELTCESNKLILQYGSGKYYVKEISYDYGIINVVDVELANRSCGALPSQPLSFSATSDGYDNRKGILLELESSPYVGGQLKYYTEALFLKCPSNFSHPSYIRVPCLGGNQSHVYVYNASSSETASYHDSCSFISSIPMLLPLQANLSYETIQNFLQLGFDLRWNRSVCFSYNEILDRFWLIQDTKQLYCSRSIFGDYLSYLWDYMLEPLREVFHYFSDTSDPHLDMWGYGTRDALFVCFLWVVLIVRFILAPTVLLVYIFIKYTKTRKTVDTVEKFLHSQQSWMPKRYSYCEIIAMTNGFSYELGQGGFGSVYKGQLHNGCFIAVKVLKNSKFSAEEFINEVSTIGRIHHVNIVQLLGFCSEGHNRALVYEYMPNGSLDKHIFSKGRKRKSFTWKKLHEIAIGTARGIEYLHGGCDVCILHFDIKPHNILLDHNFMPKVSDFGLAKFHPKENDFVSISITRGTIGYIAPELISRNFGMISSKSDVYSFGMLLLDLVGGRKNSFSMETPSSKEYFPLWAYDQILRGGDLEIQDEAENEIGIGRKLCIIGLWCIQVNASDRPSITKVREMLEGSIDNLDMPPKPFFSSSEHCSIRDEILMEFSSTGSSEQLLSELMEGSLYIDGNV, encoded by the exons ATGGGAAGAAGGGAAtcatcaaattcatcaaacattATGTTTTCTGTGTTGTTCTTTCTATTCATTGGTGTACAACAAGTTGCATGTTCTTCTTCATGTGGAGACATCAAAGACATACGATTCCCGTTCCGGTTAAAGGCCAATCCATCGGACATCCGTGATTCTGATTGGGAACTTACTTGCGAGAGCAACAAACTCATCCTACAATATGGTTCTGGAAAATACTATGTGAAAGAAATTTCTTATGATTATGGGATAAttaatgttgttgatgttgagTTAGCCAATCGAAGCTGTGGCGCCCTTCCATCCCAACCTCTTTCATTCTCTGCAACTTCTGACGGTTATGACAACAGAAAGggaattttattagaattagaATCTTCCCCGTATGTAGGAGGACAATTGAAGTACTACACAGAAGCCCTGTTTTTGAAGTGCCCCTCGAATTTCAGTCATCCCTCGTACATAAGAGTTCCTTGTCTGGGCGGAAACCAGTCTCATGTTTATGTCTACAATGCTAGTAGCTCAGAAACAGCCTCTTATCACGATTCATGCTCGTTCATTTCAAGTATTCCTATGCTTCTTCCTCTTCAGGCAAATCTTTCCTATGAAACCATCCAGAATTTTCTGCAGTTAGGGTTTGATCTTCGCTGGAACAGATCGGTTTGTTTTTCATATAATGAAATACTCGACAGGTTTTGGCTCATCCAAGATACAAAACAACTCTATTGCTCCAGAA GCATTTTTGGTGACTATCTGTCATACTTGTGGGATTACATGCTTGAACCCTTACGAGaagtatttcattatttttctg ATACCAGTGATCCACATTTGGACATGTGGGGGTATGGCACAAGGGACGCACTCTTTGTATGCTTTCTGTGGG TTGTTCTTATCGTCAGATTTATCCTTGCTCCGACGGTTTTACTTGTGTATATTTTCATCAAGTATACGAAAACAAGGAAAACGGTGGATACCGTAGAGAAATTTCTTCACAGTCAGCAATCCTGGATGCCCAAAAGGTATTCCTACTGTGAGATAATTGCAATGACAAACGGTTTCAGCTATGAATTAGGCCAAGGTGGCTTCGGATCTGTTTACAAAGGGCAGCTTCATAATGGTTGTTTCATTGCTGTTAAGGTGttaaaaaactctaaatttagtGCAGAAGAATTCATCAATGAGGTCTCCACAATCGGTAGAATTCATCATGTCAATATTGTGCAATTATTGGGATTTTGTTCGGAAGGACACAATCGTGCTCTTGTGTATGAGTATATGCCTAATGGATCTCTTGATAAGCACATCTTCTCAAAGGGACGTAAAAGAAAGTCATTTACTTGGAAGAAACTCCATGAAATAGCTATTGGAACAGCTCGGGGGATTGAATATCTACATGGAGGATGTGATGTTTGCATTCTTCATTTCGATATTAAGCCTCATAACATCTTGCTTGACCACAATTTTATGCCAAAAGTCTCTGATTTTGGCCTTGCAAAATTTCATCCAAAGGAAAATGATTTTGTGTCCATTAGTATTACAAGAGGAACAATAGGATACATAGCTCCTGAGTTGATTTCAAGAAATTTTGGGATGATTTCTTCCAAGtcagatgtttatagttttggaatGTTATTATTAGATTTGGTTGGAGGGAGAAAGAATTCTTTTTCaatggaaactccttcaagcAAAGAATACTTCCCGTTATGGGCATATGACCAAATATTGAGGGGAGGAGATTTAGAAATTCAAGATGAGGCTGAAAATGAAATTGGGATTGGTAGAAAACTATGCATAATTGGGTTGTGGTGCATACAAGTGAATGCATCAGATCGTCCATCAATTACCAAAGTAAGGGAAATGTTAGAAGGAAGCATTGACAACTTGGATATGCCTCctaaaccttttttttcttcttctgaaCATTGCTCTATAAGGGATGAGATTTTAATGGAATTCAGTTCTACAGGTTCATCAGAGCAATTGTTATCTGAGTTAATGGAGGGAAGCTTGTATATTGATGGcaatgtttag